In the genome of Lacerta agilis isolate rLacAgi1 chromosome 2, rLacAgi1.pri, whole genome shotgun sequence, one region contains:
- the ACVR1B gene encoding activin receptor type-1B isoform X1 yields MAGGPSRRPLPLPVGPKALLVLLLVLGGHRGAQALLCECNECNQGNTTCETDGACMVSITNVNGLMHHVRTCIPKAKLIPAGKPFFCLSSEDVRNTHCCYEDYCNKIDPLVPSGHRKDDETPSGWGPVELVAVIAGPVFLVFVIMIIVVFVFHHHQRVYHNRQRLDMEDPSCEMCLSKDKTLQDLVYDLSTSGSGSGLPLFVQRTVARTIVLQEIIGKGRFGEVWRGRWRGGDVAVKIFSSREERSWFREAEIYQTVMLRHENILGFIAADNKDNGTWTQLWLVSDYHEHGSLFDYLNRYTVTIEGMIKLALSAASGLAHLHMEIVGTQGKPGIAHRDLKSKNILVKRNGTCAIADLGLAVRHDAVTDTIDIAPNQRVGTKRYMAPEVLDETINMKHFDSFKCADIYALGLVYWEIARRCNSGGIHEEYQLPYYDLVPSDPSIEEMRKVVCDQKLRPNVPNWWQSYEVQFDCHKGYNNLPLLEQEALRVMGKMMRECWYANGAARLTALRIKKTLSHLSIHEDVKV; encoded by the exons ATGGCGGGCGGTCCGTCTCGCCGCCCGCTCCCGCTGCCCGTGGGGCCCAAGgcgctgctggtgctgctgctggtgctcGGGGGCCACCGCGGGGCCCAAG CTTTATTGTGCGAGTGCAACGAATGCAACCAAGGCAACACTACATGCGAAACAGACGGAGCCTGCATGGTCTCAATAACAAATGTGAATGGGCTGATGCATCATGTCCGAACCTGTATCCCTAAAGCCAAGCTGATACCTGCTGGAAAACCCTTCTTCTGCCTGAGTTCAGAAGATGTGCGCAACACACACTGCTGCTATGAAGACTACTGTAACAAAATTGATCCTCTAGTACCCAGTG GGCATCGGAAAGATGACGAAACACCTTCTGGCTGGGGACCTGTGGAGCTTGTGGCTGTGATTGCAGGCCCGGTCTTCCTTGTGTTTGTCATTATGATCATAGTGGTTTTTGTCTTTCACCACCACCAGCGAGTATATCACAATCGTCAACGGCTGGACATGGAAGATCCATCTTGCGAGATGTGTCTATCCAAGGACAAAACCCTTCAAGATCTAGTGTATGATCTGTCTACCTCCGGCTCTGGCTCAG GTTTGCCACTCTTTGTCCAGCGCACTGTGGCTCGGACAATTGTCCTGCAGGAAATAATCGGCAAAGGTCGTTTTGGGGAAGTGTGGCGTGGCCGGTGGCGTGGCGGCGATGTAGCTGTGAAAATATTTTCTTCGCGGGAAGAGAGATCCTGGTTCAGAGAAGCCGAGATCTACCAAACGGTCATGCTGCGCCATGAGAATATTTTGGGGTTTATCGCTGCAGACAACAAAG ATAATGGCACTTGGACTCAGTTGTGGTTGGTCTCCGATTACCACGAGCATGGCTCTCTGTTTGATTACCTCAACCGATACACTGTAACCATCGAGGGGATGATTAAATTGGCTCTGTCCGCTGCCAGTGGACTAGCACACCTGCACATGGAAATTGTGGGAACCCAAG GAAAACCTGGGATTGCTCACCGGGACTTGAAATCCAAGAATATACTGGTGAAGAGGAATGGAACTTGTGCCATTGCCGACTTGGGTCTGGCTGTCCGCCATGACGCTGTTACTGATACAATTGACATAGCCCCCAATCAGAGGGTTGGAACAAAGCG CTACATGGCTCCCGAGGTTCTTGATGAAACAATTAACATGAAGCATTTTGATTCATTTAAATGTGCTGATATCTATGCCCTGGGACTAGTTTATTGGGAAATTGCTCGGAGATGCAACTCAGGAG GTATTCATGAAGAATATCAGCTGCCATACTATGACCTTGTACCGTCTGACCCCTCCATAGAAGAAATGCGGAAGGTTGTATGTGACCAGAAGCTACGGCCTAACGTTCCCAACTGGTGGCAGAGTTACGAGGTACAGTTTGACTGTCACAAAGGCTATAACAACTTGCCGCTTCTTGAACAAGAG GCTTTGCGAGTTATGGGGAAAATGATGCGAGAGTGCTGGTATGCCAATGGAGCAGCACGACTAACAGCCTTGCGCATCAAGAAAACACTTTCTCATCTCAGTATCCACGAGGATGTGAAAGTTTAG
- the ACVR1B gene encoding activin receptor type-1B isoform X2: protein MAGGPSRRPLPLPVGPKALLVLLLVLGGHRGAQALLCECNECNQGNTTCETDGACMVSITNVNGLMHHVRTCIPKAKLIPAGKPFFCLSSEDVRNTHCCYEDYCNKIDPLVPSGHRKDDETPSGWGPVELVAVIAGPVFLVFVIMIIVVFVFHHHQRVYHNRQRLDMEDPSCEMCLSKDKTLQDLVYDLSTSGSGSGLPLFVQRTVARTIVLQEIIGKGRFGEVWRGRWRGGDVAVKIFSSREERSWFREAEIYQTVMLRHENILGFIAADNKDNGTWTQLWLVSDYHEHGSLFDYLNRYTVTIEGMIKLALSAASGLAHLHMEIVGTQGKPGIAHRDLKSKNILVKRNGTCAIADLGLAVRHDAVTDTIDIAPNQRVGTKRYMAPEVLDETINMKHFDSFKCADIYALGLVYWEIARRCNSGGIHEEYQLPYYDLVPSDPSIEEMRKVVCDQKLRPNVPNWWQSYEALRVMGKMMRECWYANGAARLTALRIKKTLSHLSIHEDVKV, encoded by the exons ATGGCGGGCGGTCCGTCTCGCCGCCCGCTCCCGCTGCCCGTGGGGCCCAAGgcgctgctggtgctgctgctggtgctcGGGGGCCACCGCGGGGCCCAAG CTTTATTGTGCGAGTGCAACGAATGCAACCAAGGCAACACTACATGCGAAACAGACGGAGCCTGCATGGTCTCAATAACAAATGTGAATGGGCTGATGCATCATGTCCGAACCTGTATCCCTAAAGCCAAGCTGATACCTGCTGGAAAACCCTTCTTCTGCCTGAGTTCAGAAGATGTGCGCAACACACACTGCTGCTATGAAGACTACTGTAACAAAATTGATCCTCTAGTACCCAGTG GGCATCGGAAAGATGACGAAACACCTTCTGGCTGGGGACCTGTGGAGCTTGTGGCTGTGATTGCAGGCCCGGTCTTCCTTGTGTTTGTCATTATGATCATAGTGGTTTTTGTCTTTCACCACCACCAGCGAGTATATCACAATCGTCAACGGCTGGACATGGAAGATCCATCTTGCGAGATGTGTCTATCCAAGGACAAAACCCTTCAAGATCTAGTGTATGATCTGTCTACCTCCGGCTCTGGCTCAG GTTTGCCACTCTTTGTCCAGCGCACTGTGGCTCGGACAATTGTCCTGCAGGAAATAATCGGCAAAGGTCGTTTTGGGGAAGTGTGGCGTGGCCGGTGGCGTGGCGGCGATGTAGCTGTGAAAATATTTTCTTCGCGGGAAGAGAGATCCTGGTTCAGAGAAGCCGAGATCTACCAAACGGTCATGCTGCGCCATGAGAATATTTTGGGGTTTATCGCTGCAGACAACAAAG ATAATGGCACTTGGACTCAGTTGTGGTTGGTCTCCGATTACCACGAGCATGGCTCTCTGTTTGATTACCTCAACCGATACACTGTAACCATCGAGGGGATGATTAAATTGGCTCTGTCCGCTGCCAGTGGACTAGCACACCTGCACATGGAAATTGTGGGAACCCAAG GAAAACCTGGGATTGCTCACCGGGACTTGAAATCCAAGAATATACTGGTGAAGAGGAATGGAACTTGTGCCATTGCCGACTTGGGTCTGGCTGTCCGCCATGACGCTGTTACTGATACAATTGACATAGCCCCCAATCAGAGGGTTGGAACAAAGCG CTACATGGCTCCCGAGGTTCTTGATGAAACAATTAACATGAAGCATTTTGATTCATTTAAATGTGCTGATATCTATGCCCTGGGACTAGTTTATTGGGAAATTGCTCGGAGATGCAACTCAGGAG GTATTCATGAAGAATATCAGCTGCCATACTATGACCTTGTACCGTCTGACCCCTCCATAGAAGAAATGCGGAAGGTTGTATGTGACCAGAAGCTACGGCCTAACGTTCCCAACTGGTGGCAGAGTTACGAG GCTTTGCGAGTTATGGGGAAAATGATGCGAGAGTGCTGGTATGCCAATGGAGCAGCACGACTAACAGCCTTGCGCATCAAGAAAACACTTTCTCATCTCAGTATCCACGAGGATGTGAAAGTTTAG